The nucleotide window GATGAAATTGACGAACGTGGCGCGCGCGAGCCTTGAAGAGTTGCGCCTTGATTACGAGGATTTTCTTCGTCAGCGGAATTATTCGCCTTGGCCGGCGGACGATCCGCGACGAACGCCCCTGATCGAACGGCGTTGTTCGACCGCGGACGACGTCGCCGCGTGGGTGAAGGAAAATGCGCCGGCGCGATCCGCCTTTGCGGAAACGGCCGCCAACGCCGCGCTCGTTTTGACCGGCGTGGCGATACACCTTTTGGGCAAGCAGCTTGCCGCGCAGGCGGACGCGTTCGTAAGCGAAGGCGGCTTCACCGAGCGCCTGTATCGCACGCGCAAGGACCGCCGCGACGGACCCTGAACGCGCGCAAGGCTCGCCGAACGCCCATGGACACCATGGACAAAATGGACTGAATGGACGACGCGCAAACCTGACGCGCGCCGCCTACCCCCGCTCAAAATCCGTCCTGCCCGCGACGCACTTCCAATAACCCGTCCATCATGTCCATTCAGTCCATTCGGTCCATTTCGTCCACCCTGTAGCCTTCCTTCCCTTTCAGGATATTCCAGCTTTACGCCAAAACGCCGATAGATAACGATGACCGACATGGTTTTTTGAAAAAACGGAGTTTTTTTAAAATGTGCGGAATTATTGGCTACATCGGCGGCAAGGACGCGCGGGACATCCTGATCGACGGGCTCAAAAAGCTCGAATACCGCGGCTACGACTCGGCCGGCGTCGCGCTGGTCCATGACGGCGAGCTTCGCCTTCGCCGCTCCGTCGGCAAGCTCATCAACCTGGAATCCAGCCTCGCCGAGGTGCCGATCGACGGCACGCTCGGCATCGGGCACACCCGTTGGGCCACGCACGGCCGCCCCACCGAGCAAAACGCCCATCCGCACGTCGTCGACGGCATCGCCATCGTCCATAACGGCATCATCGAAAACCACACCGACCTGCGCGACGAGCTGGCGAAAAAAGGGTGCGTCTTTTCGAGCGACACCGACACCGAGATCGTCGCGCATCTGATCCGGCTCGCGCACGATCGCGGCCTGAACCTGTTCGACTCGGTCAAGGAAGCCCTCACGCACGTTGAGGGCGTGTACGCGCTTTTGGTCGTCAGCAGGCACGAGCCCGACCGCATGATCGTCGCGCGCAAGGCGAGCCCGCTGATCGTCGCGCTCGGCGACGGCGAAAACTTCGTCGCCTCGGACGTCCCGGCGATCCTCAATCACGCCAACAAGATCGTGTACCTGGAGGACGACGATATCGCGATTGTGAAGCGCGACGGCGTCCGCGTGTTCCACGGCGACGCCGAAGTCGAGCGCCCGTCCCGCGTCATCGCGTGGAATCCCGTGGCCGCGGAAAAAGAGGGCCACAAGCACTTCATGCACAAGGAGATTTTCGAGCAGCCGCAGGCGATCATCTCGAGCCTGGAGGGACGCTTCACCCTGCCCGAGGGAAACGTCTATTTCGACGGCGGCGGCCTCGAGGCCATCAACGCCGCGGACGTCCAGCGCGTCACCCTGCTGGCCTGCGGAACCGCCTGGCATGCCGCGCAGATCGGCCGCTTTTTCATCGAAACGCTCGCCGGCATCCCCTGCGAGGTCGATCTCGGCAGCGAATACCGCTACCGCGATCCCATCGTGCAAAACGGCGCGCTGTGCGTCGTCGTTTCGCAGTCCGGCGAGACCGCCGACACGCTCGCGAGCCTTCGCGAAGCCAAATCGCGCGGCGCAAGGTCGATCGCGGTCTGCAACGTGCAGGAGTCGTCCATCGCGCGCACGGCCGACGCGGTCTGCTACACGCACGCCGGCCCGGAGATCGGCGTCGCCTCGACCAAGGCTTTCACGACGCAGCTCGCGGTGCTGATGCTGGTGGCGATCTGGCTTGGCCGGCGCAACGGATTTTTGTCGGAAAAGGACGCGGCGACGCACCTTTCGGAACTGGCGCGCATGCCGGTGCGCATGCAGCAGATCCTCGCGGGCGAGGAAAAGATCCGCGAGATCGCGCGCACGGCGCGCAACGCGAAAGGTTACCTGTACCTGGGCCGGCACGTGCAGCACTACATCGCGCTCGAGGGCGCGCTGAAGCTCAAGGAGATCAGCTACCTGCACGCGGAGGGCTATGCCGCGGGGGAAATGAAGCACGGCCCGATCGCACTGATCGACGAGGAGATGCTCGTCGTCGCCATCGCGCCCAAAGCGCCGACCTACGAGAAGATGCTGTCGAACGTGGAGGAAACCAAGGCCCGCGGAGGGCGCGTGCTGTCGATCGTCACCAAGGGCGACACGGCCGTCGCGCGCCGCAGCGACCACGTCATCGAAATCCCGACCTGCCCCGCGATCGTCTCGCCGCTTTTGACCGTCCTGCCCCTGCAACTGCTCGCGTATCACATCGCCGACCTGCAAGGCACGGACGTGGACCAGCCCAGAAACCTGGCCAAGAGCGTGACGGTGGAGTGAGGGTGGAAGGCCGTCAGCAATCAGCCATCAGCCGTCAGCAATCTGAATAGCCTCGGACCCATCATTGGCACGCGCTCAGGAGGGGCCGCTTCCGTCAGAGCCGCGACCGTCAGGGAGCGGGCTGGATCGCATCGGCAATAACGCGACGCCGCCGGGGGGTTCGGCGCCACCGGGATCATGCCGAACGGGGGTTCGGCGT belongs to bacterium and includes:
- a CDS encoding four helix bundle suffix domain-containing protein, which translates into the protein MDKTNKRPATANRDGGIIVKHGGYRNLKSFRIAQLVFDVTVRFCERYIDKKSRTRDQMVQAARSGVQNIAEGSVASGTSKKSEMKLTNVARASLEELRLDYEDFLRQRNYSPWPADDPRRTPLIERRCSTADDVAAWVKENAPARSAFAETAANAALVLTGVAIHLLGKQLAAQADAFVSEGGFTERLYRTRKDRRDGP
- the glmS gene encoding glutamine--fructose-6-phosphate transaminase (isomerizing), translating into MCGIIGYIGGKDARDILIDGLKKLEYRGYDSAGVALVHDGELRLRRSVGKLINLESSLAEVPIDGTLGIGHTRWATHGRPTEQNAHPHVVDGIAIVHNGIIENHTDLRDELAKKGCVFSSDTDTEIVAHLIRLAHDRGLNLFDSVKEALTHVEGVYALLVVSRHEPDRMIVARKASPLIVALGDGENFVASDVPAILNHANKIVYLEDDDIAIVKRDGVRVFHGDAEVERPSRVIAWNPVAAEKEGHKHFMHKEIFEQPQAIISSLEGRFTLPEGNVYFDGGGLEAINAADVQRVTLLACGTAWHAAQIGRFFIETLAGIPCEVDLGSEYRYRDPIVQNGALCVVVSQSGETADTLASLREAKSRGARSIAVCNVQESSIARTADAVCYTHAGPEIGVASTKAFTTQLAVLMLVAIWLGRRNGFLSEKDAATHLSELARMPVRMQQILAGEEKIREIARTARNAKGYLYLGRHVQHYIALEGALKLKEISYLHAEGYAAGEMKHGPIALIDEEMLVVAIAPKAPTYEKMLSNVEETKARGGRVLSIVTKGDTAVARRSDHVIEIPTCPAIVSPLLTVLPLQLLAYHIADLQGTDVDQPRNLAKSVTVE